In a genomic window of Hippoglossus stenolepis isolate QCI-W04-F060 chromosome 17, HSTE1.2, whole genome shotgun sequence:
- the cica gene encoding protein capicua homolog isoform X2, producing the protein MKPIKKQGRRSPPSTRAKGGKRRGAGEAPEGGERRDSDENRDRSRSPQNQTPSSCFSSNSHSESSQPDPIRERDTAEGEGLHREGPSETTASLVIDSEKLLTHSDDRSVRSAVSGSSHSDSGASSCSNSSTPSANNSPNPASSRKTATFKARVPKKKYTSEHCLSTTASNHSNTASSTPPPLPLSGGVLNHGSTSSGSDVGIAHHDGIVHSRSLLDDFHSRTTGREGPLDSSPGPPTLSLGVERPAGGEGVRDAERVSPPLPRCSSTDTASEHSADLEVAGDTHVLTQMSAHAPSSLPDALSDALAKGLKNQRVLARQLRRRSDEEGGGERSYEGGSSEMVFRAGVVRKVSGEFGSLEVQLNGEKMMCRYPYRHDSPPGVVDIILDAPPPGVHPIPIGTRVCVPFGNEEGSVGHWQLYREGVVTQIDTHPAVANRYRVLLSEGKPHSAEEEEDGRVAAAATQAVWVSRQTLRLLVPPWDLDLPSGGGREEDDRVREKEREREDREEVDVEQEVCRLSRGMAPGVGPVMGRGIPYPGMVPVSSTSGHSISSPVTPVSVLSLAPGREWEIENDLERERDLQRKQEREMERERERERENVKQQQHQQQQHHPYMPLTPEEDMEVSHFNMVPMGAILSGAKTMAIPQHRHIVSKPPPGYLNPHLSVVRGIGIPSAHLALNPHPTPSPILLGLDPAAAGAIITTPQLPPLPPISSSTASSSRVEKASGGGSNSGAAGGGSGSGSTSSSSSRSRTPLTAAQQKYKKGDVVCTPTGIRKKFNGKQWRRLCSREGCSKESQRRGYCSRHLSMRTKEMEASGGGRERGGASSTGTLTPSDLRLGGGRASSEFDWDETSRESSEASSRGGDSRPRLVLPSLLPQDLSRFDFDECEAASMLVSLGSSRSGTPSFSPISNQSPFSPTPSPSPSPLFGFRPANFSPITAPASLTPRRHRQLSGTKMGTPGAERERHLSGIVPTFQTNLTFTVPMSPSKRKLDTHPPPPLPTVQDYQTKPEHHQLVGIAGGMLGEPLLGHSPAAFRVLSPLSQPTTPSSLSFPRSRSTTSRPPSSAASTPPPMLVSPTPPSPLPQEPSPRRIVPLRDSPVIVRNPDVPLAKFSDGPLGRRERSTSREHSLPQHTAPPGLQAPVPINGATTNGAVLLRSPTLVLVTSSSSLTPATVGHTSLSSPSTPGSMSTSMGSVLSSSGSGGRERERKPEGHQDPSGGPLPQPVACHPTPTALLPLILPADSPHPAPRKQIIMGRPGTVWTNVEPRSVPVFPWHSLVPFLEPSQSGAAAQPADGQQLVNQSKEPRCGVALVSDGRAGPPVLERGSPSCPPPANDNPPTDRGGADSETESDTDDPFSPGVANDAAPSSGPIKRRTQSLSALPKDADRKREKDHIRRPMNAFMIFSKRHRALVHQRHPNQDNRTVSKILGEWWYALGPNEKQQYHDLAFQVKEAHFRAHPDWKWCNKDRRKSLSEGRGTPKEPRERSMSESIDPLSEAQTAEGKGVGSGWPGGSERRGGLFTGQPPRPRAFSQSAVHTLEQSEGDLEKEDGASLFHGRRPPPSLYHSRVSEDMTSDEERMVICEEEGDDDVMEDSCAEGSIDLKCKERVTDSDEDEPDGQHGFQPVSRSALPSSSPSIPPADSTSSKGNGAGGAEDGSERKRKRGTDGGEEGSEGGTKREETAAGGGEGGGASSLSITLSTPSTQPLVTVAQQGVTQVFGTVRIAPTVVTNVVRPIASTPIPIASKPVEGAITLSALSQDKKATLLIGGGGPQQLPITAGVQTQSPGLQSKMLVPMETVRRGSTPPHPSTISLVAPPLPVQNGSATGNKIIQIAPMPVVQTNVHPSGAAAVHPGNTFPVTMASVVAPGAASPQTVLLTSPPTRITYVQSGPGVTTATPQQATPSPGPAYLPSPLATLGFTAIAPSGQTLVQPIVGPAPPLNCQPQIPPGPTTAAAGRQVLTAIYPAPTVALATGVVSVTSVLPTLGASAAQDVTHPASPSAAGAQGSASATPQPSVGVEVELKVEVKRESPLDPQLEEGGQAMSVASCMSRDVTVKKEEDMEGLYIKEEIVRDGQVKDRRGEAEEEHERRMKESSEKRRGHETDREDHSMGNSSKEVGPRSPPPLSSGLDPPPPPAAEREPPSSSKKTKFRPPPLKKTPDSLEKVLSETYFEERFAELPEFNPEEVLPSPTLQSLATSPRAILGSYRRKRRNSTDLEPAAEDPSSPRRKTRRLSSCSSEPNTPKSAAKCEGEIFTFDRAGTEGEDLLGDFERVPYSSLRRTLDQRRALVMQLFKEHGFFPSAQATAAFQGRYSDTFPTKVCLQLKIREVRQKIMQTATPGTFELGGSADVNPAPSHSSSFNQSAREDGGAEQQGDRSRSPEEPKSEGS; encoded by the exons atgaagcCGATTAAAAAGCAGGGCCGCCGCTCGCCTCCCTCTACCCGGGCCAAAGGGGGGAAGCGTCGCGGAGCGGGGGAGGCcccagaaggaggagagaggagagactcagatgagaacagagacagaagcagatCCCCACAAAACCAAActccctcctcttgtttttcttctaattCACACTCGGAGTCCTCTCAGCCCGACCCAATCAGAGAGCGGGACACTGCGGAGGGGGAGGGGCTTCACAGAGAGGGCCCGTCAGAGACGACGGCGTCGCTCGTGATCGATTCTGAGAAATTGCTGACACACTCGGATGACAGATCGGTGCGGTCAGCTGTGAGCGGCAGTAGCCACAGTGACAGTGGTGCTAGCAGTTGTAGTAACAGTAGTACACCAAGCGCCAACAACAGCCCAAACCCCGCCTCCAGCCGGAAAACGGCCACCTTCAAGGCCCGTGTTCCCAAGAAGAAGTACACCTCTGAACACTGTTTGTCTACGACTGCTAGTAACCATAGCAACACTGCCTCCAGcacgcctcctcctcttcctctgagcgGCGGTGTCCTTAACCACGGGTCAACAAGTTCAGGAAGTGACGTCGGCATCGCGCACCACGATGGCATCGTTCATAGCAGGAGCCTGCTGGACGACTTCCACAGCAGGACGACTGGAAGGGAGGGGCCTCTGGACAGCTCCCCAGGACCCCCCACTCTGTCGCTGGGAGTGGAGAGGCCTGCAGGAGGTGAAGGGGTGAGAGATGCAGAGCGAGTGTCGCCCCCCCTGCCACGCTGCTCCTCAACAGACACTGCCAGCGAGCACTCAGCTGACCTTGAGGTGGCTGGCGACACACACGTCCTCACACAGATGTCTGCACATGCACCATCCAGTCTCCCTGATGCTCTGTCAGACGCTCTGGCCAAAGGGCTGAAGAATCAACGTGTCCTTGCTCGTCAGCTGAGGAGAAGAAGTgacgaggagggaggaggcgaaAGGAGTTATGAAGGGGGGAGTTCAGAGATGGTGTTCCGGGCTGGGGTGGTCCGTAAGGTCAGTGGTGAATTTGGAAGCCTGGAGGTGCAACTGAATGGGGAGAAGATGATGTGTCGTTATCCGTATCGGCATGACAGCCCCCCAGGGGTGGTGGACATTATCCTAGATGCCCCCCCGCCTGGTGTCCATCCAATACCTATTGGTACCCGTGTGTGCGTACCGTTTGGCAATGAGGAGGGCAGTGTAGGTCACTGGCAATTGTACCGAGAAGGTGTGGTGACTCAGATCGACACGCACCCTGCAGTGGCCAACCGATACCGTGTCCTGTTGTCTGAGGGAAAACCTCACTCtgcggaggaggaagaagatggcaGAGTGGCAGCTGCTGCTACCCAGGCAGTGTGGGTCTCCCGACAAACACTCCGTCTTCTGGTGCCGCCTTGGGACCTGGATTTGCCAtctggaggaggacgagaggaagACGACAGGgtcagagaaaaggaaagggaacgggaggacagggaggaggtggatgtGGAGCAGGAAGTGTGCCGCTTGAGCCGAGGGATGGCCCCAGGAGTGGGGCCAGTGATGGGGAGAGGGATTCCCTACCCAGGCATGGTCCCTGTTTCATCCACATCAGGCCACAGTATTTCCTCCCCAGTTACTCCAGTGTCAGTCCTCAGTCTGGCTCCTGGTCGAGAGTGGGAAATTGAGAATGActtggagagggagagggacctccagagaaaacaggaaagagagatggagcgagagcgagagcgagaaaGGGAGAatgtaaaacagcagcagcaccaacagcagcaacatcacCCATACATGCCACTTACCCCTGAAGAAGACATGGAGGTGTCCCACTTCAACATGGTCCCAATGGGGGCGATCTTATCTGGGGCCAAAACAATGGCAATTCCCCAACACCGCCACATTGTTTCTAAGCCCCCGCCTGGCTACCTCAATCCCCACCTGTCTGTGGTGCGGGGCATCGGGATCCCCTCCGCCCACCTAGCCTTGAACCCCCACCCTACTCCTTCACCTATCCTGTTAGGCCTtgatccagcagcagcaggagctaTCATTACCACCCCccagctccctcctcttcctcccatctCCTCTTCCACTGCATCCTCCTCCAGAGTAGAGAAAGCCTCAGGAGGAGGCTCTAAcagtggagcagcaggtggtggatctggatcaggttcgacttcctcctcctcttcccgtTCCCGCACCCCACTGACAGCTGCCCAGCAAAAGTACAAGAAGGGAGATGTGGTGTGCACGCCAACAGGCATCCGTAAGAAGTTCAATGGAAAACAGTGGAGGAGACTGTGCTCTCGGGAGGGCTGCTCTAAAGAGTCTCAGCGCAGAGGATACTGCTCCAGACACCTCTCAATGAGGACTAAGGAGATGGAGGCCAGTGGAGGTGGCCGGGAGAGGGGTGGAGCCAGCAGCACTGGGACTCTGACGCCATCTGACCTCCGTCTAGGTGGTGGGAGAGCCAGCTCAGAGTTCGACTGGGACGAGACATCACGGGAAAGCAGTGAGGCCAGCAGCCGTGGAGGAGACTCACGTCCCCGCCTAGTCCTTCCTTCTTTGCTTCCTCAGGACCTCTCTCGTTTCGACTTTGATGAGTGCGAGGCAGCGAGCATGTTGGTCTCCCTGGGGAGCTCCCGCTCAGGCACACCCTCGTTCTCTCCCATCTCCAACCAGTCGCCCTTCTCCCCTACCCCATCGCCCTCACCCTCTCCGCTCTTCGGCTTTCGTCCTGCCAATTTCAGTCCCATTACTGCCCCTGCCTCACTTACCCCACGCCGCCATCGCCAGCTTAGTGGCACTAAGATGGGCACACCAGGTGCTGAGCGAGAGCGGCACCTGTCGGGGATCGTGCCCACATTTCAGACCAACCTCACCTTTACAGTCCCCATGAGCCCCAGCAAAAGAAAGCTCGACACTCACCCGCCCCCTCCACTGCCTACAGTCCAAGACTACCAGACCAAACCTGAGCATCATCAGCTTGTGGGGATAGCGGGAGGAATGTTGGGAGAGCCACTCCTGGGCCACAGCCCTGCCGCCTTCAGAGTCCTCTCCCCACTGAGTCAGCCGACAactccctcctcactctccttcCCCCGGTCCCGCAGCACCACCAGCAGACCACCATCCTCCGCTGCCTCCACACCTCCGCCCATGCTGGTctctcccactcctccctccccacTGCCCCAGGAACCGTCACCACGCCGCATTGTTCCCCTTCGTGATTCCCCAGTCATTGTCCGCAACCCTGATGTCCCCTTGGCCAAGTTCTCTGACGGCCCAttaggaaggagagagagaagcacgTCAAGGGAGCACAGCCTGCCCCAACACACAGCTCCCCCGGGCCTGCAGGCGCCTGTTCCCATCAACGGGGCCACCACCAACGGTGCAGTTCTCCTGCGCAGCCCCACACTGGTCCTGGTCACCTCCAGCTCG TCCCTGACTCCAGCCACAGTCGGCCACACGTCCCTCTCCAGCCCCTCCACCCCCGGTTCAATGTCCACTTCAATGGGCTCAGTCCTGTCGTCCTCCGGTTCTggaggcagggagagggagaggaaacccGAGGGACACCAGGACCCCTCTGGAGGGCCGCTGCCACAGCCGGTAGCCTGTCACCCCACTCCCACCGCCCTGCTGCCACTCATACTGCCAGCTGATTCGCCTCACCCTGCTCCACGCAAGCAAATCATCATGGGACGCCCAGGGACTG TTTGGACCAACGTGGAGCCTCGCTCGGTGCCAGTGTTCCCCTGGCATTCGCTCGTCCCTTTCCTGGAGCCCAGCCAATCAGGAGCGGCCGCCCAGCCTGCCGACGGCCAACAGCTTGTCAATCAGAGCAAAG agCCTCGTTGTGGCGTCGCCCTGGTGAGTGACGGACGTGCCGGCCCTCCAGTCCTGGAGAGGGGATCTCCGTCATGCCCTCCGCCGGCCAATGACAATCCTCCTACAGACAGAGGCGGGGCTGACAGCGAGACAGAGAGTGACACAGATGACCC gtTCTCCCCGGGTGTGGCCAACGATGCAGCGCCCTCCTCTGGCCCCATCAAGAGACGCACACAGTCCCTCAGCGCCCTGCCCAAGGACGCAGACAGGAAG AGGGAGAAGGACCACATCCGCCGCCCCATGAACGCCTTCATGATCTTCAGTAAACGCCACCGGGCCCTGGTGCACCAGCGACATCCCAACCAGGACAACCGGACGGTCAGCAAGATCCTGGGGGAGTGGTGGTACGCGCTGGGGCCCAATGAGAAGCAGCAGTACCACGACCTGGCCTTccag GTGAAGGAGGCCCACTTCAGAGCTCATCCAGACTGGAAGTGGTGCAACAAGGACCGCAGGAAGTCACTGTCCGAGGGCCGCGGGACCCCGAAGGAGCCGCGGGAGAGGAGCATGTCTGAGAGCATAG ATCCGCTCTCCGAGGCCCAGACGGCGGAGGGGAAGGGAGTCGGCTCGGGCTGGCCGGGGGGATCGGAGCGTCGAGGGGGGCTGTTCACGGGGCAACCACCCCGTCCCAGGGCCTTTTCCCAGAGCGCCGTGCACACCCTGGAGCAGAGCGAGGGAGACCTGGAGAAG GAGGACGGGGCGAGTTTGTTTCACGGCCGGCGCCCGCCGCCGTCCCTGTACCACAGCAGAGTCAGCGAGGACATGACCAGCGATGAAGAGCGCATGGTCATCTGCGAGGAAGAGGgggatgatgatgtcatgg AGGATTCGTGTGCCGAAGGCTCCATCGACCTGAAGTGTAAAGAGAGAGTAACAGACAGCGACGAGGACGAGCCAGACGGACAG cATGGCTTCCAGCCAGTGTCCCGCTCcgctctcccctcctcctctccctccatccctcccgcCGACTCCACCTCGTCCAAAGGGAACGGAGCAGGAGGCGCTGAAGATGGGTCTGAGAGGAAGCGAAAGAGAGGcacagacggaggagaggaggggagcgagggaggaaccaagagagaggaaacagcagccggtggaggagagggaggtggagcctcctctctgtccatcaCACTCTCTACACCCAGCACCCAGCCTCTCGTCACTGTGGCCCAGCAGGGGGTGACCCAGGTCTTCGGAACCGTCCGCATTGCTCCCACTGTGGTGACCAACGTGGTGCGACCCATAGCCAGCACGCCCATCCCCATCGCCAGCAAGCCAGTGGAAGGAGCCATCACCCTCAGCGCCCTCTCCCAAGACAAGAAAGCCACTCTCCTTATTGGAGGAGGCGGACCTCAGCAGCTGCCAATCACCGCAGGGG TCCAAACTCAGTCACCGGGCCTGCAGAGCAAGATGTTGGTTCCCATGGAAACAGTGAGAAGAGGGTCtactcctcctcatccttccaccatctCCCTGGTGGCTCCGCCTCTTCCTGTGCAGAACGGCTCCGCGACAGGAAACAAG ATCATCCAAATTGCTCCCATGCCGGTGGTCCAGACCAACGTTCACCccagtggtgcagcagcagtgcatcCTGGGAACACCTTTCCTGTAACCATGGCATCGGTGGTGGCTCCTGGTGCGGCGTCCCCACAGACCGTCCTCCTGACCTCCCCCCCCACCAG GATCACCTATGTCCAGTCTGGCCCAGGAGTCACCACAGCGACACCCCAACAGGCCACGCCCTCTCCGGGGCCTGCGTACCTGCCGTCACCTTTAGCGACTCTGGGCTTCACCGCCATCGCCCCCAGCGGCCAAACCCTGGTCCAGCCAATCGTTGGTCCAGCCCCGCCCCTGAACTGTCAGCCACAGATCCCCCCCGGCCCGACCACGGCAGCCGCTGGTCGTCag GTACTAACTGCCATCTACCCTGCACCGACTGTCGCACTGGCTACCGGCGTGGTCTCCGTGACCAGTGTGCTGCCCACACTGGGAGCTTCCGCCGCCCAGGATGTCACACACCCTGCCTCTCCATCGGCAGCAGGGGCGCAGGGTTCGGCGTCGGCCACCCCTCAGCCGAGCGTGGGAGTGGAGGTGGAgctgaaggtggaggtgaagagggagagTCCGCTGGATCCTCAGCTTGAGGAGGGAGGGCAGGCGATGTCAGTGGCCTCCTGTATGAGCCGTGACGTAACAG TGAAAAAAGAGGAGGACATGGAGGGTCTCTACATCAAAGAGGAAATAGTGAGAGACGGCCAAGTCAAGGACAGACGAGGCGAGGCGGAGGAGGAGCACGAGAGAAGGATGAAGGAGAGcagtgaaaagaggagaggCCATGAGACGGACAGGGAGGACCACAGCATGggcaacagcagcaaagag GTTGGGcctcgttctcctcctccactctcctcagGTCTggacccccctccccctccagctGCAGAACGAgagcccccctcctcctctaaGAAGACCAAGTTTCGACCCCCGCCGCTCAAAAAGACACCCGACTCTCTGGAGAA GGTCTTGTCGGAGACGTACTTCGAGGAGCGATTCGCTGAACTTCCAGAGTTTAACCCAGAGGAGGTCCTTCCCTCGCCCACCCTGCAGAGTCTGGCCACCTCGCCCAGAGCCATCCTGGGAAGCTACCGCCGAAAGAGACGCAACTCCACCG ATCTGGAGCCGGCAGCAGAGGACCCCAGCTCCCCGCGGAGGAAGACGCGCCGtctgtccagctgcagctcggAGCCCAACACGCCGAAGAGCGCCGCCAAGTGTGAGGGAGAGATCTTCACCTTCGACAGAGCAG gcacagagggagaggatcTTCTAGGAGACTTTGAGCGGGTCCCCTACTCGTCTCTGCGCAGAACTCTGGATCAGCGGCGGGCTCTGGTCATGCAGCTGTTTAAGGAACATGGCTTCTTTCCATCAG CTCAGGCCACTGCTGCCTTCCAGGGACGCTACTCAGACACGTTCCCCACCAaggtgtgtctgcagctgaagATCCGCGAGGTCCGTCAGAAGATCATGCAGACGGCCACGCCCGGGACCTTCGAGCTCGGAGGGTCGGCTGACGTCAACCCCGCCCCGTCCCACAGCTCCTCTTTCAATCAATCAGCCCGGGAGGACGGCGGGGCGGAGCAACAGGGAGACAGAAGCCGGAGCCCCGAGGAGCCAAAAAGCGAAGGATCGTAA